The nucleotide sequence ATTTGGAGAAAATGGCTCATTCGGTTTAAAGGATTTTCATAGGATTATTGTAGGAATTGAATCcttaggaatttttcctatatgcaTCATTCGTTTCATAGGAATGGATCCTACCAAATTCCTAAGGATTGTAGTCTTTCAAGCTAATTCTGTAGGATTCTTAGCATGAGGTGAGACCTCTTAACTTTACCTATTCCTTTGATTTGGAATTCCTATGAACCGAATAAGCCCTAAGGTAGCGGCTTGATTGTTGCCACCAACACGGTTCACCTGCTATGCTTAGTACTTCAGAAAGACATCTGCCTAGCTTGCATAGGTGTGCAACTCCCGCCTCACCTGTATAGCCAATCGTTCCACCTAGAGCCACCTGATTGGTGATTAGGCGTTAGGCGCTTGCCACCGTATATAATCAACCTAGAGTATGCATTGAATGTTTTATCATataatcatgtttttggtggcAAAGGGTATTCAGAAGCAGAAGTTATAAAGGATTGATTACTCTAGCATCTGATGTATGAATCTTGGTTCAACACGTAACCATGGAGCTGTTTGCACTAGTGAACAGTAATCCCTGCACACATCATATTTTTAACCTGACTATATTACATAGTTGACTGATAGGGTTTGTGCATAAGTTTTTCGTTCATGTTTGAATTTTGTGAGATGGGTGCTATGCATTGTCTGTGCTAGTCTATGCCTAAAACTTTGTAATGACTAATCACTAATGGTTGATGCATGACTTATGCAGAGGCCGGAATAAAGGCATTCATTTATCTTAAAAACAACATAGTTGTTCAAAGATGATACTGTTTGATTTTTCTTGGGCGCAGTCTAGGCATTTTTGGTGTATTTCTTAGAATCTGGTGCTTACATGCCAAAATGCTTAACTTATGGTATAGAGCTATAATAGTTCTATACTGATTTAGTTTAGCTTGATGCTTTGATTTTAGTGGACTGTGGTGTCTGCAAGAAGTCTTTGATTCAATCATTAAAATTTATTAAGGACATACAGTGAATAGAAGTGGCTGTATTTTTCTCCTTTGAGGTCTTACTCAATTTTGTTGACATGAGTTTAGTTCAATTTACTACTGTCAATTTTCTTGGGACTTGTTTCAAATTTCACAGAACTATGCAAATTTACATATTTAAGCCACAATATCAccaaactatagatttaacaccaaatttatcacaaattttggcCTGTAGTTTTCtgtaatttactctattttctTTATAAAAATTCAAGGATTCACTTTTACCTTTAGGTTCTAATTATTTTGATGAACCATTTAAATCTCAGACCAACATTACAAGTGCTTCTGtgattactacctccgtccataAAAGGCCTTAGTTTTAGCTATGCACCTGGACAACTGTCTATACAAAGAAAAGCGTGTATTGTACTGTTCCTTATTTTCTTGTAGGAGGTATAATCAGTAGCACAGCGAAACTCACACTAGATCAAAATTCTAAATCTTAATTGAATCATGTAGGTAGTCTAAAAAAGGTTGTGCCTGTGGCTTTGTGCACCTTCTAGTGCAGTCCCTGGGACaattattccattatctaaaaaaagtaaATGTTGGCACTCTAAATTGCTGGTGCAGTGCCTGGGATaattattccattatctaaaaaaagtaaATGTTGGCACTCTAAATTGCTGGTTTATCATTAGTCAATTGCTAAGGGAATcaagatggattttttttacattttagacctttctaaaaacttattttacaaatagacccctaaaaAACTTATTCCAGGAATAGACCCTTTTCGCGACACCAATGTCATTGGCGCCGTGGTCCAACATAATGATGCCAAAGATATTACCGCCGTCCCCCTTTACATTAGTGAGTTAGCTTCTGTGGGGATGCTAGGGGGACGGTGCCAATGTCATTGGCGCCATCATGTTGGACTACAGCGTCAATGATGTTGGCACCGCAAAAAGGGTCTATTCCTGGAGTAAGTTTTTTttggggtctatttgtaaaataagtttccCAAAAGGtctaaaatgtgaaaaatccaggggAATCCAGTAAAACAGTTTAAGATTTGATttcattatatatttttaaattgagTACTCAATGCATGATTATCTTGCAGAAGCAACACCTAAAACTATCTTGAGGACAATGGGTGTGAAGGGGCTCACTCTTTTCCACTTGAAGAGTCATCTTCAGGTAATTCATAATACTTTTGCATGTCTTGCAAAGTTTGAAATACAGCTATTTAAGTTTGATCTTCCTCGACCAGAAATATAGACTGGGGAAACAATCTGGAAAAGAGGCATCGGAGCAATCTAAAGATGGTAAGTTACACAAAGCAATCTACTGACCTCACTGTTAATTTCGATTAATATTCCAACTTCCAAGTCTTGCTGCAACAATTCCAATTTGTTCACATTGTGGAAGTTCATTCTGAAGTCATGCAACTATCCTACCATTGATCTGTGGACATGTTAAATACGGCTCTGCTCATGAACTGGTGTCTTATGAAGTTGGTTGATCATCGATTGCAATTTGATCAATATTGATGTATTGCAAGGAATCACTATGTAGCTAACTTCTTGAAAAGATTGGAGATTGCTTGAAGTTATATGATTTGGAGATGGTAGCTTGGGTTTACTGGTGTTAAGTTTGGATGCATCTTGGGAGGAATCAATTGGTAGCAACTTCTTAAAAGACCAGGGATTGCTGGAAATCGTATGGATTGGAGATGGCAGCTATGTTAACAGTGTTATGAATTTCCTTTAAGCTTACCATAAATCTCTGTTCTGGGGCACCAGTCTGTAGGGACATGAAGGAATAGAGTGGACCTGATGTGGGAAATAATGGGAGGATTCGTAGTTGAGTGGTCTGCAGGCAACCAAGGACTGAATGGTGAGAGGGAATCTGTATGTGGAGGAGTATTTTACGTCAGTGGACAAGCTTTTCTTTTTCAGGGACTAGCTATATTTTTGACTTCACATTTTTCACCATAAAATAGTCAATTGTTTTTTACATTGTAAATTACATATATTTACACTGTATTACACAAATTTACACTGTAGTTTTCaaaacttacattgtaaattccAATATTTAcaccataatttttatataggATTTACAGTGTAGTAGAAGCAAACCAGAAATCGACTGATAGGTAAACACCCATGTACCTGCAAAACTAGCACTAACAGGTGCGCTGTGTACAAATACCAAAGACTCCATGCATAAAAAACTGACTGAAATCTATCAATATTTGTGTCGCCACAAATATAGCGATTCCATATGGGTATATGCAAATTCGTAGTGGCACACATGCTGATCCAGAAGCTATAGGTCCTGTCCAGTAGGGAGAATTTGTGGGTTGTACTTTTGCCTTGTGTAGAAAAAGTTCAGTCTTGAGTTAAATTTAGCCCCAGTAATAATTGCATATTGCTAAGTAGGAGTACTAACATGAATAATCACATCAAGGTTCATCAGTGGGAAATGGAAGAGAAATTATACACAAAATGTTGGCAATATTAAGCGTAGTGTTGGTACATGTATCGTTGAATTGCAGTTTATTGTAATTGTTTCAAATGGAAACGTTTGTAGATTGAATTTGCTCATCTAGTCAAATTCTGGACTTTGTTATGCAGATATGTCTTTTTGACTTGAAAACCACACTTTTAAGAGTTCTTTTGACCTTTTACTAACCTCTGACCTCTGCTATGGTTTGCAGCATCCTATCTTCTAGATGCCCAAGGTGGAATGAGTGTGTCGCCTAGAGTTTCTACTCAAGATGTTAAAGAGTAAGCTCCATGGGATACTCATCCTGGACATTTGTTTCTCCATTCTGGCAAATACGAATATTTTAATAATAGTGCTCGTGTTGTGCTAGTTTAAAAAGAGTTAAAATGTCACATGTACTTGTTACAGAAATCAAGAGGTCAAGGAAGCATTGCGAGCTCAGATGGAAATGCAACGAAGACTGCATGAACAAGTGGAGGTAACTTTGAAAGCTTGATCCGTCATAATATTCTTTGGTTTTTATACATGCCATTAGCAAGAAAGAAGAGCTAGTGCTCACCAACTTCAGTATTTGCTACATAAGAATAAAGCCCTCAAGCTTTAAAACAAATGATATACCGTGAGGCTGATACTTCACCAATATTCAGAACAGCCGGTCCTTCAGGATTTGTGCGCTGCATCTCGTGTTACCGAAAAATGTGGAACACACTTGTTCATTATCATTTCTACAACTGCACTTTTAACACTTAGCATGCCACACAATATGTCAACATGAAAAGCTCTATTGAAGATCTGTTAGTTTTAAGATTTTCATTGTAATCAGGAATACATTGTCCAACACACAATAGTTGACTATTTCATTTTCCCATGATCAGGTCCAGAAGCATGTGCAGATCAGAATGGAAGCCTACCAGAAGTACATCGACACTTTACTAGAGAAGGCATGCAAGATCGTCTCCGAGCAGCTTGCCTCAAGCGGCTTCAGCATCTCGGACAATGATCTCCCGGAGCTCTCTGGTGGTGTCATGTGCGGCTCCGCTGACACATTGAGCTCCTCCATCTTCCACCAGCTCTCTGTCAGCCCAATCAACCTGCATAGTCCTGAGGGCAAGCCGACGCCCTCGGGCATCGAAGGCCAAATGATCCTCCAGAAGTCACCTGAGCTTAAGCGCAAGTCTTGCTGAGCCGTGTCGTTCGACGCAATCTGGATGTGCAAACACCAGTTTTCTTGTCATGGGGGTAGTCATGTCGAATTTCGGAATTCGAATTTCGGTAAGAAGGGGGGATGCTCTGCCAATCTTGTAGAGGCCATCTTGTTCTCTGGCTAATGCATGCCAACATTGTCAAGTAGCAAGGTTTTCTCTCTTATGTTATCAATCCAATCAGCATATCTTATATAAAATGCCTAATGTGCTAGATCAAGTGCCttccttgataaataatattattaccGTGAGATTTGGGTTCTGACATGATTAACTGATATATCCATCTGAAACAATTTCGAATATCAGTTCCTAGCTTTCTATGCAAATAGGGGAATGCAAAATGCTCCTGTCGTTTTTGTCTACACATGTACCACATAGAGTCCTCATTGTCTAAACTGCTTCAGAAAACACTTCATTTCTTAGAATCAGcaaataaaatttgatcaatATCCAAATACTGTATGCACcatcaataataaaaaaaatatttgaatttgtaAGTCAACAGGAACAAATTATTTCTTTTATAGTTGAAAGCAGTAGCATTTCGTAGGCTACATCATCTTTCTTAAACATGACTTGCAAATTGAATGGCTCTTGCCACTTGGTATATTCAATTATTGTCCTTCTAAATTTCATTTCTTCCTCAAAATTTCAGTCGTAAGTTGTACATCACCATCATCATTTTCACTTGGTATATTGCTGTGTTTGGTCACCTACATGATCTCCAAGATGAAACCATACTACTTTGAATCATAACATGTTGGAATAAATACACAGAAAAGTATactggagttttttttttttttgcaaattacAATTTATAAACATTATTTGCACACGACCAATCTAAACACTTCTTGGAACACCCATGCAGAGCTGAAAGTTGCTACTACCTTCTACATATTATATCATCAGGCCAAAGTTAGAGAATCATGGTCTCACACTCactaaaacaaaaacaatacaAAAGGTTCCAACAAGGAAAGCTTTGTCCtcgtgtcacaccctaaaaatcttaaatatataaattgttgtttaattggaattattagaatttgattttaaaagcctagaagagaagatctaattttaaataataaattccaatataaaagtgggccagataaatttttattaaatacttctcttgattctatagttcctagatttttctgggatttatttgagccaaggaagtatttttaataaatagaattgcatttcatgaataatttaaattgaaaaagttttaaaaatctctcttttggctttgggccaaaAGTcagcccaaaaccctctctctctcctccctggCCCAAGTCGACCCGCAGCCGAGCGCCGCTCGTGTGCGTGCGCGCGTccgccgctgacaggtggggcccacctatcggacccgtcgtcctcctcgcgcccGAACCCTAACcgtgcagcgccgccgccgcccttccaatTCGAccgcgcctttccttctccggtgaaatcaatagaggggaaatgatcgccttgatctcctctatcttttctcttttggaatcatcgcctaattcggtttggaaatcatcggattcgagtttgattcggattcgttttctTCTCCCGAGCCCTAACtttccatcgccgtcgccggtcaccgtgggccttcgtcgccgccccctagccgctttaaaaggacccccaagcccttcgctacccgccgccaccctcgccttcgcctctcgccgccggtagagccctagcaccgtgcagcctagcgctgccgtcgccgccgtttgtCCAACCgtgcgtcgcccccgctccggTCGTCATCGTCGCTCAGGGAAGCCGCCGTCGTGATCGTCAAgtcgtcgccgacctcgtccgcccctccgtcgtcgccttaggtcaccggagcaccgccgtcgtcgtcaagccgaaggtcgccgccgcttcttcctcgccgccgtcgccgtccgttgatcttccgccgccgttttggtcaccggtgagttcgccgcgtcgcccgcaaCCCGTAGGTGCTgtccgttcgcgccgccgcgccgtcgttcgccggcgagcatgcgccgcccgagccgtcgtcggtgatgacgtcaccgctgacgtcatcgtcgccgtgtCCCGTGGACCGccgtgaaccctagccgctgacgcaataatcccctttttcttttcaaaaataattcattattgcatcataattcaattaaaatct is from Oryza sativa Japonica Group chromosome 9, ASM3414082v1 and encodes:
- the LOC4346660 gene encoding protein PHR1-LIKE 2, whose translation is MFPPGLIHHRPDGGEAGRAAGGGPSLVLTADPKPRLRWTADLHERFVDAVAQLGGPEKATPKTILRTMGVKGLTLFHLKSHLQKYRLGKQSGKEASEQSKDASYLLDAQGGMSVSPRVSTQDVKENQEVKEALRAQMEMQRRLHEQVEVQKHVQIRMEAYQKYIDTLLEKACKIVSEQLASSGFSISDNDLPELSGGVMCGSADTLSSSIFHQLSVSPINLHSPEGKPTPSGIEGQMILQKSPELKRKSC